A window of Natrinema versiforme contains these coding sequences:
- a CDS encoding helix-turn-helix domain-containing protein produces the protein MSIDIADAEDVAETEGVTDAATETVADTGNRSEIRSEAEGGIVAQLRLDHPELFLRSTLRHASDVTVEPEYWTAVEPGRTLVFVTAYGSDFDDFETGLETDPTVTDPVLVDRYPDRRVYRVAITDCARTFTAETAAVGGRVLQLSSARDGWLVQLRFPDRERLVAFNEYCRERDISVTVDHLRVSDDEDDGVVALTDKQQELLVVAHEEGYFDVPRGISQDELADRLDVSKSAVSQRLRRAIGELCAATLS, from the coding sequence CCGAGACCGAGGGTGTGACCGACGCCGCGACCGAGACCGTCGCTGACACCGGCAACCGGTCCGAGATCCGATCGGAGGCCGAGGGCGGAATCGTCGCTCAGCTCCGACTCGATCACCCGGAACTGTTCCTGCGCTCGACGCTGCGACACGCCTCGGATGTCACCGTCGAACCCGAGTACTGGACCGCCGTCGAACCGGGGCGAACCCTCGTCTTCGTCACCGCCTACGGCTCCGACTTCGACGACTTCGAAACCGGGCTCGAGACGGACCCCACCGTCACCGATCCGGTCCTCGTCGACCGCTACCCCGATAGGCGAGTGTACCGCGTCGCGATCACCGACTGCGCGCGCACCTTTACCGCCGAAACCGCCGCCGTCGGCGGCCGAGTTCTCCAACTCTCGAGCGCTCGGGACGGCTGGCTCGTCCAGCTTCGGTTCCCCGACCGCGAGCGCCTCGTCGCGTTCAACGAGTACTGTCGCGAACGGGATATCTCGGTCACGGTCGATCACCTCCGCGTCTCCGACGACGAGGACGACGGCGTCGTCGCCCTGACCGACAAACAACAGGAGTTACTCGTCGTCGCCCACGAGGAGGGGTACTTCGACGTTCCGCGCGGCATCTCCCAGGACGAACTCGCGGACCGACTCGACGTCTCGAAGTCGGCCGTCTCCCAGCGGCTCCGGCGGGCGATCGGCGAACTCTGTGCGGCGACGCTCTCCTGA
- a CDS encoding DUF5786 family protein has protein sequence MGFGSYDESEQQEQTTDDEDVEAVNVHENEHQGEMSFESDVSTDELVDQLGSMKDDEDEE, from the coding sequence ATGGGTTTTGGTAGCTACGACGAATCCGAACAACAAGAGCAGACGACCGACGACGAGGACGTAGAGGCCGTTAACGTCCACGAAAACGAACATCAGGGCGAAATGTCGTTCGAGTCCGACGTCTCGACGGACGAGCTAGTCGATCAGCTCGGATCGATGAAAGACGACGAGGACGAAGAATAA